In a single window of the Bacillus clarus genome:
- a CDS encoding DUF3986 family protein, which translates to MKHEYDDSMHLHLDYFGDEYDVESIAYKRKHEDVWDVFFNFNVYGIQKDDVEMGTFMDEYAGYYVFSVHARDLSWEFGSAQFEEWILRNNILEKTLQK; encoded by the coding sequence ATGAAACATGAATATGATGATAGCATGCATTTACATCTTGATTATTTTGGAGATGAGTATGATGTGGAATCGATCGCTTATAAGAGAAAGCATGAAGATGTGTGGGATGTCTTTTTTAATTTTAACGTATATGGAATTCAGAAAGATGATGTAGAGATGGGGACATTTATGGATGAATACGCCGGCTATTATGTTTTTTCTGTACATGCTCGTGATTTAAGCTGGGAATTTGGAAGTGCTCAGTTTGAAGAATGGATTTTGAGGAATAATATATTAGAAAAGACATTGCAAAAATAG